The following DNA comes from Bacteroidota bacterium.
GGCAAGCGGAACGGTTTTGTCTTCCTTGTTAATATTGGTGAGCAATTCCTTTACACTCATGTTTTCAAGCTGAGTGTATTTGGAGTCGGATTCGGTAATTTTTTTCATCTGTTGTTTTTTTCGGCACGTGGGTCTGACTTCCCCTCTTGAGAGGGGCGAGGGGTGTGTTTTTCAAATTCTTCGATATAGTTTTCAATAACATCTATAGCTCCATGAATATTCTGGCGTATTTCCGTTTCGCGAAATCGTATAAAATGCAGATCATACTCTTCTAATTCAGCCTGACGCTTAATATCTTTCAGGTATACAGTCTCATGATCATGGCTTTGGCCATCAACTTCAATTACCAGTTTTAATTCGGCACAATAAAAATCCACGATGTAGTTCAATAGTGGTTTTTGTCTGTGAAAATCATAGCCATAAATTTGATAGTTACGGAGTTGTTTCCACAATAGTATTTCGCCCAATGTGCTGTTATTCCGGAGTCGTCTCGCTAATTCCTTTAGTTCTTGATTATAGGGTATAATTCTCCGTTTGAAGGCTGGTTTCTTCATGGAATTGAACGACGTTGATTAACTATTTTTTTTACACACCCCTTGCCCCTCTCAAGAGGGGAGCTTGCGCCCAGGGCTATACGAATTACATTTAATAAATAGCAGGAAACTTACCCGGATCAAGCTCGTGCATTATATTATATACACTATCAAATACATCGTCGGCACTCGGTTTGCTGAAGTAGCTGCCATCACTGCCGTATGGGGGACGGTGTTCTTTGGCAGTTAATGTATGTGGAGTTGAATCGAGGTATTGATACCCTCCCTGGTCTTCCAAAACTTTTTGCATCATATAGGCACTCGCACCTCCGGGAACATCTTCATCAAGAAATACCACACGGTTTGTTTTCTTTAATGATTCAACAAGAGTGTTGTGAATATCAAATGGTAAAAGAGTGCGTACATCAATAATTTCAACAGTTATATCGACTTCTTTCAACAGTGCAGCTGCTTCAAGTGCGACACGGCAGCAGGAGCCATAGGTTATTACAGTCACATCAGTTCCTTCGTAAATAACTTCGGGTATGCCAAGCGCGATTTTAAATTCTCCGAAATTTGAGGGGACCTGTTCTTTTAAACGATAGGCGTTGAGCGGCTCTATCACTATGCCAGGTTCGTCCGATTGAAGCAGGGTGTTGTAAAAAGCTGCTGCTTGTGTCATATTGCGGGGAACGCATACATGCATGCCACGCAATGCATGTATAATCATACCCATCGGTGAGCCGCTATGCCAGACTCCTTCAAAGCGGTGCCCGCGTGTGCGAATAATTACAGGTGCTTTTTGACGGCCTTTGGTACGGTACTGGATTGTCGCGAGATCATCGCTCATGATCTGTAATGCATACAATAAATAATCAAGGTACTGGATCTCGGCTATGGGTCGAAGGCCGCGCATGGCCATACCTATAGCCTGACCAAT
Coding sequences within:
- a CDS encoding endonuclease domain-containing protein; translated protein: MKKPAFKRRIIPYNQELKELARRLRNNSTLGEILLWKQLRNYQIYGYDFHRQKPLLNYIVDFYCAELKLVIEVDGQSHDHETVYLKDIKRQAELEEYDLHFIRFRETEIRQNIHGAIDVIENYIEEFEKHTPRPSQEGKSDPRAEKNNR